A region of Pyxidicoccus parkwaysis DNA encodes the following proteins:
- a CDS encoding histone deacetylase family protein: MKVVHSPLHARHDGGKELHRGELVPCFEMPVRADYILKAVQRAGFEVTEPRPFAEDSLLRVHDAGFVDFLRTAHTEWRALGKDGFMLPGAFPARGMRRDHIPAGINGKLGYYAFDSGTPIVEGTWDAALAAARCALTAASWVAEGNKSAYALCRPPGHHAGHSMYGGYCFLNNAALATQYLRDHGFARVAVLDVDYHHGNGTQDIFWERSDVLFVSIHGNPDTEYPYFLGYADERGAGAGEGYTLNLPLPHGTTWDTYSTALDAAMDTIGRFTPDAFVVSLGVDTYEGDPISHFKLAAGHFPLMGRRLAELKVPTVFVQEGGYAVEDIGTNVAGVLEGFLRG; the protein is encoded by the coding sequence GTGAAAGTCGTCCACTCCCCGCTGCACGCCCGTCACGATGGAGGCAAGGAGCTGCATCGCGGCGAGCTCGTGCCGTGCTTCGAGATGCCGGTCCGCGCCGACTACATCCTGAAGGCGGTGCAGCGCGCGGGCTTCGAAGTCACCGAGCCACGCCCGTTCGCGGAGGACTCGCTGCTGCGCGTCCACGACGCCGGCTTCGTCGACTTCCTGCGCACCGCCCACACGGAGTGGCGAGCCCTCGGCAAGGACGGCTTCATGCTCCCGGGCGCCTTTCCCGCTCGGGGAATGCGCCGGGACCACATCCCCGCCGGCATCAACGGGAAGCTGGGTTACTACGCCTTCGACTCCGGCACGCCCATCGTCGAGGGCACCTGGGACGCCGCCCTCGCCGCCGCGCGGTGCGCGCTGACGGCCGCGTCGTGGGTCGCCGAGGGCAACAAGAGTGCCTACGCCCTCTGCCGCCCCCCCGGGCACCACGCCGGGCATTCCATGTACGGCGGTTACTGCTTCCTCAACAACGCCGCCCTCGCCACGCAGTACCTCCGAGACCACGGCTTCGCGCGCGTCGCCGTGCTGGACGTGGACTACCACCACGGCAATGGCACCCAGGACATCTTCTGGGAGCGCTCGGACGTGCTGTTCGTGTCCATCCACGGCAATCCGGACACCGAGTACCCCTACTTCCTCGGGTACGCGGACGAGCGCGGCGCGGGAGCAGGGGAGGGCTACACCCTCAACCTTCCACTGCCGCACGGCACCACCTGGGACACGTACAGCACCGCGCTCGACGCGGCGATGGACACCATCGGCCGCTTCACGCCAGACGCCTTCGTCGTGTCGCTGGGCGTCGACACCTACGAGGGCGACCCCATCAGCCACTTCAAGCTCGCGGCCGGGCACTTCCCACTGATGGGCCGGAGGCTCGCGGAGCTGAAGGTGCCCACCGTCTTCGTGCAGGAAGGCGGCTACGCGGTGGAGGACATCGGCACCAACGTCGCCGGAGTCCTGGAGGGCTTCCTGCGCGGCTGA
- the fghA gene encoding S-formylglutathione hydrolase encodes MTEKPTVISEHRCFGGTVGFYRHASEACGGDMRFGVFVPPQARERKVPVLYYLAGLTCTEDTFLIKGGAQRMAAELGIMLVAPDTSPRGAGYPGEDASWDFGVGAGFYLDATQAPWSARYRMGTYVTKELPALIAAHFPARTDREGIFGHSMGGHGALVSALRNPGRYRSVSAFAPIAAPMRVPWGQKAFRGYLGEDTAQWREYDASELLRASKVRLPPLLVDQGTADKFLQEQLKPELLREACEAVGQPLELRIHEGYDHGYYFVSTFMEDHLRHHAAALNA; translated from the coding sequence ATGACGGAGAAGCCCACCGTCATCTCCGAGCATCGCTGCTTCGGCGGCACCGTGGGCTTCTACCGCCACGCGTCCGAGGCATGCGGAGGCGACATGCGCTTCGGCGTGTTCGTCCCGCCGCAGGCGCGTGAGCGGAAGGTGCCGGTGCTCTACTACCTCGCGGGCCTCACCTGCACGGAGGACACATTCCTCATCAAGGGTGGCGCGCAGCGCATGGCAGCGGAGCTTGGAATCATGCTCGTGGCGCCGGACACCAGTCCTCGTGGCGCGGGCTACCCGGGCGAGGACGCGTCCTGGGACTTCGGCGTGGGGGCGGGCTTCTACCTGGATGCCACGCAGGCGCCGTGGTCCGCGCGCTACCGCATGGGCACGTACGTGACGAAGGAGTTGCCGGCGCTCATCGCCGCGCACTTCCCCGCTCGTACGGACCGCGAGGGCATCTTCGGGCACTCCATGGGCGGGCATGGCGCGCTGGTGAGCGCGCTGCGCAACCCGGGGCGCTACCGCTCCGTGTCCGCCTTCGCGCCCATCGCCGCGCCCATGCGCGTGCCGTGGGGGCAGAAGGCGTTCCGCGGCTATCTGGGCGAGGACACGGCCCAGTGGCGCGAGTACGACGCCTCGGAGCTGCTGCGCGCTTCGAAGGTGCGGCTGCCTCCGTTGCTCGTGGACCAGGGCACAGCGGACAAGTTCCTCCAGGAGCAGCTCAAGCCGGAGCTGTTGCGCGAAGCCTGCGAGGCGGTGGGCCAGCCGCTCGAGCTCCGCATCCATGAGGGGTACGACCATGGCTACTACTTCGTCTCCACGTTCATGGAGGACCACCTCCGCCACCATGCGGCGGCGCTGAACGCGTAG
- a CDS encoding S-(hydroxymethyl)glutathione dehydrogenase/class III alcohol dehydrogenase translates to MDIRAAVALEAGKPLSIETVHLEGPKAGEVLVELKATGICHTDEFTLSGSDPEGLFPAILGHEGAGIIVDVGPGVTSVKKGDHVIPLYTPECRQCKSCLSRKTNLCTAIRATQGKGLMPDGTSRFRLGKTPVHHYMGTSTFAQYTVLPEIAVAKIREDAPFDKVCYIGCGVTTGIGAVVYTAKVEAGAKVVVFGLGGIGLNVVQAARMVGADQIVGVDINPSRKAMAEKFGMTHFVNPKEVEGDLVPYLVNLTGGGADYSFECIGNVNTMRQALECCHRGWGESIIIGVAGAGQEIKTRPFQLVTGRVWKGSAFGGARGRTDVPKIVDWYMDGKINVDDLITHTLKLEDINQGFDLMHRGESIRSVVKYS, encoded by the coding sequence ATGGACATCCGCGCAGCGGTGGCGCTGGAGGCGGGCAAGCCTCTGAGCATCGAGACGGTGCACCTCGAGGGACCGAAGGCGGGCGAGGTGCTCGTCGAACTGAAGGCCACCGGCATCTGCCACACGGATGAGTTCACCCTCTCGGGGAGTGACCCGGAGGGATTGTTCCCCGCCATCCTCGGGCACGAGGGCGCGGGCATCATCGTGGACGTGGGGCCGGGCGTGACGTCCGTGAAGAAGGGCGACCACGTCATCCCGCTGTACACGCCCGAGTGCCGCCAGTGTAAGTCGTGCCTGTCGCGCAAGACGAACCTGTGTACGGCCATCCGCGCCACGCAGGGCAAGGGGCTGATGCCGGATGGCACCAGCCGCTTCCGCCTCGGCAAGACGCCGGTGCACCACTACATGGGCACGTCCACCTTCGCGCAGTACACGGTGCTGCCGGAGATTGCCGTCGCGAAGATTCGCGAGGACGCCCCGTTCGACAAGGTCTGCTACATCGGCTGCGGCGTGACGACGGGCATCGGCGCCGTCGTGTACACGGCGAAGGTGGAGGCGGGCGCGAAGGTGGTGGTGTTCGGCCTGGGCGGCATCGGCCTCAACGTGGTGCAGGCCGCGCGCATGGTGGGCGCGGACCAGATTGTGGGCGTGGACATCAACCCCTCGCGCAAGGCCATGGCGGAGAAGTTCGGCATGACGCACTTCGTGAATCCGAAGGAGGTGGAGGGAGACCTGGTGCCGTACCTCGTCAACCTCACCGGCGGCGGCGCGGACTACAGCTTCGAGTGCATCGGCAACGTCAACACCATGCGGCAGGCGCTGGAGTGCTGCCACCGCGGCTGGGGCGAGAGCATCATCATCGGCGTGGCGGGCGCGGGGCAGGAAATCAAGACGCGGCCATTCCAGCTCGTCACCGGGCGTGTGTGGAAGGGCAGCGCCTTCGGCGGCGCGCGCGGGCGCACGGACGTTCCGAAGATTGTCGACTGGTACATGGACGGGAAGATCAACGTCGATGACCTGATTACGCACACGCTGAAGCTGGAGGACATCAACCAGGGCTTCGACCTGATGCACCGGGGCGAGTCCATCCGCAGCGTGGTGAAGTACTCATGA
- a CDS encoding tetratricopeptide repeat protein, which produces MKRLGKVGLVLGVLALGGPFGCKDEKEEAAKAHRIKGSDHMSKKEWKEAAAEYALSLEADPKQEKVLEKKAYAHMQVGQMAEASQTVLKMLDFKATPADKAEVYRTLASMHMTGGTTEDAEKYFNEALKLEPKDEASLGWIAEIYAQRGGARSMTAPIVKADLEKALNYYDQVLAINVNSANTYLNKRVVMGRLVAYEQQQKDQALSEAAENAKDKAVVDEANARAAEAQKHIDEYQAQFAEMTKKFSEATKAAKAAGNAPPAAPSKPAQATNTP; this is translated from the coding sequence ATGAAGCGACTCGGCAAGGTCGGTCTGGTACTCGGAGTTCTCGCGCTGGGTGGCCCCTTCGGCTGTAAGGACGAGAAGGAGGAGGCCGCCAAGGCGCATCGCATCAAGGGCAGCGACCACATGAGCAAGAAGGAGTGGAAGGAGGCGGCCGCCGAGTACGCCCTTTCCCTCGAGGCCGACCCCAAGCAGGAGAAGGTGCTGGAGAAGAAGGCCTACGCGCACATGCAGGTGGGCCAGATGGCCGAGGCCTCGCAGACCGTCCTGAAGATGCTCGACTTCAAGGCCACCCCGGCCGACAAGGCCGAGGTCTACCGGACGCTCGCCTCCATGCACATGACGGGCGGCACCACCGAGGACGCCGAGAAGTACTTCAACGAGGCGCTCAAGCTGGAGCCGAAGGACGAGGCGTCCCTGGGCTGGATTGCGGAAATCTACGCGCAGCGCGGCGGTGCCCGCTCCATGACGGCGCCCATCGTCAAGGCGGACCTGGAGAAGGCGCTCAACTATTACGACCAGGTGCTGGCCATCAATGTGAACTCGGCCAACACGTACCTCAACAAGCGCGTCGTCATGGGCCGCCTCGTGGCGTACGAGCAGCAGCAGAAGGACCAGGCGCTGTCCGAGGCCGCGGAGAACGCGAAGGACAAGGCCGTCGTCGACGAGGCCAACGCCCGTGCCGCCGAGGCGCAGAAGCACATCGACGAGTACCAGGCGCAGTTCGCGGAGATGACCAAGAAGTTCAGCGAGGCCACGAAGGCAGCCAAGGCCGCGGGCAACGCGCCGCCGGCCGCGCCGTCCAAGCCGGCCCAGGCCACCAACACCCCGTAG
- a CDS encoding alkaline phosphatase D family protein, whose amino-acid sequence MPVLPRRTVLKGLALTAAGCAAPSELRRTVSPRPAPALPLGAQLGDVRAGAVTVWGKADRVSRLVVEWSEDPKLAKGVHRVEGPVLSGETDFTGVVDLTGLPAGRELHVRVLAEAGGRSGEAWQGRFLTAPDSPRDIHFTWSADVCGQGWGINPEWGGYKGYGAMRALRPDFFLHVGDVIYADNPLLPEVPLADGRVWRNRVTPAKSKVAETLEELRGNFAYNFLDAELRAFAREVPIAYQWDDHEVRNNWYPGRSLADDARYTQVSDAGVLAKRARQAFFEYSPVGGAARAEGRIHRQLAYGPHLDVFIPDVRAFRGPNTVNRQERPGPETAFLGRAQLDGLKAALAASTATWKVIATSMPLGLIIPDGKHPDGAHMEAWANGPGAPLGRELELAELLSFLKARRVRNVLFLTADVHYPAAHHYHPDRARFRDFDPFWEFVAGPLHAGTFGPNALDDTFGPEVRWHRPATGDNPAPWEGQQYFGSVRIQGKSGALTVALHDLTGAVLHQEQLEPMS is encoded by the coding sequence ATGCCCGTCCTGCCTCGCCGCACCGTGTTGAAGGGGCTCGCGCTCACGGCCGCCGGCTGTGCCGCGCCGTCCGAATTGCGTCGCACCGTCTCTCCACGTCCCGCGCCTGCGCTGCCGCTGGGGGCACAGCTCGGCGACGTGCGGGCCGGCGCCGTCACGGTGTGGGGGAAGGCGGACCGCGTCTCGCGGCTCGTCGTGGAGTGGAGCGAGGACCCGAAGCTGGCGAAGGGCGTGCACCGCGTGGAGGGGCCGGTGCTGAGCGGCGAGACGGACTTCACCGGCGTGGTGGACCTCACGGGCCTGCCGGCGGGGCGCGAGCTCCACGTGCGAGTGCTCGCGGAGGCCGGAGGCCGCTCGGGTGAGGCCTGGCAGGGGCGCTTCCTCACGGCGCCGGACAGTCCCCGAGACATCCACTTCACGTGGAGCGCCGACGTATGCGGGCAGGGCTGGGGCATCAACCCGGAGTGGGGCGGCTACAAGGGCTATGGCGCCATGCGCGCGCTGCGCCCCGACTTCTTCCTGCACGTCGGTGACGTCATCTACGCGGACAACCCGCTGCTGCCCGAGGTGCCGCTCGCGGACGGGCGCGTGTGGCGCAATCGCGTGACGCCCGCGAAGTCGAAGGTGGCCGAGACGCTGGAGGAGCTCCGAGGCAACTTCGCGTACAACTTCCTCGATGCCGAGCTGCGCGCCTTCGCCCGCGAGGTGCCCATTGCCTACCAGTGGGACGACCACGAGGTGCGCAACAACTGGTACCCGGGCCGAAGCCTCGCGGACGACGCGCGCTACACGCAGGTGTCCGACGCGGGCGTGCTGGCGAAGCGGGCCCGTCAGGCCTTCTTCGAGTACTCACCGGTGGGCGGCGCCGCGCGAGCCGAGGGCCGCATCCATCGTCAGCTCGCGTATGGCCCGCACCTGGACGTGTTCATCCCCGACGTGCGTGCGTTCCGAGGGCCCAACACCGTCAACCGCCAGGAGCGCCCCGGTCCGGAGACGGCGTTCCTGGGCCGCGCGCAGTTGGACGGACTGAAGGCCGCGCTGGCCGCGTCCACCGCGACGTGGAAGGTGATTGCCACCAGCATGCCGCTGGGGCTCATCATCCCCGACGGCAAGCACCCGGACGGCGCGCACATGGAGGCGTGGGCCAACGGCCCCGGAGCGCCGCTGGGGCGCGAGCTGGAATTGGCCGAGCTGCTGTCCTTCCTCAAGGCCCGCCGCGTGCGCAACGTGCTCTTCCTCACGGCGGACGTGCACTACCCGGCCGCGCACCACTACCACCCGGACCGCGCGCGCTTCCGCGACTTCGACCCGTTCTGGGAGTTCGTCGCCGGGCCACTGCACGCGGGCACCTTCGGGCCCAACGCGCTGGACGATACGTTCGGCCCCGAGGTGCGCTGGCACCGTCCCGCCACCGGAGACAACCCCGCGCCGTGGGAGGGGCAGCAGTACTTCGGAAGCGTCCGCATCCAGGGGAAGAGCGGTGCGCTCACCGTGGCCCTGCATGACCTCACGGGCGCGGTGCTGCACCAGGAGCAACTGGAGCCCATGTCATGA
- a CDS encoding metallophosphoesterase, whose product MSFRFLSFSLLIGLGAVLGHVYLYRRLVRQLVHGRLSRLLALSGLGLMTLVLMARRTFLDVLPESIADTVTVATYAWMGVALCLVITLLVLDLGRGLFAVVRRLLPKRAVAAASTSAPPPAPAVDEDRRRFLARTMAGGAFIAGSGMAAYGSWRAFSLPLVTELAVKIPKLPRALDGLTIVQLTDIHVGPFIRRRYMDALVQQANALKPDLFAITGDLVDGDVPTLGGAVSALSGLKSRYGSFFVTGNHDYYSGDEEWSEFLQSLGIQVLRNRHVSIGDAGASLDLVGVDDWSGGRRQRRPGYDLDRALAGRDSERAAVLLAHQPANFTVAAERGVDLQISGHTHGGQLLPMTLFIGLAWEHAAGLYQHGDSHIYVSRGCGFWGPPMRVGSPPEIVKLVLTA is encoded by the coding sequence ATGTCGTTCCGGTTCCTCTCCTTCTCGCTGCTCATCGGGCTCGGTGCCGTGCTGGGCCACGTGTATCTGTACCGCCGACTCGTGCGGCAGCTCGTGCATGGCCGCCTGTCGAGACTCCTGGCCCTCAGCGGGCTCGGCCTGATGACGCTCGTGCTGATGGCCCGGCGCACCTTCCTGGATGTGCTCCCGGAGTCCATCGCCGACACCGTCACCGTGGCGACCTACGCGTGGATGGGCGTGGCCCTGTGCCTCGTCATCACGCTCCTCGTGCTAGACCTGGGCCGGGGGCTGTTCGCGGTGGTCCGGCGGCTCCTGCCCAAGCGGGCCGTGGCCGCGGCTTCGACATCGGCGCCCCCGCCTGCTCCGGCGGTCGACGAGGACCGGCGCCGGTTCCTCGCGCGGACGATGGCGGGCGGTGCCTTCATCGCGGGTAGCGGCATGGCCGCGTACGGGAGCTGGCGGGCCTTCTCTCTTCCGCTCGTCACCGAGCTCGCGGTGAAGATTCCGAAGCTGCCCCGCGCGCTGGATGGCCTCACCATCGTCCAGCTCACGGACATCCACGTGGGCCCCTTCATCCGGCGCCGGTACATGGACGCGCTCGTGCAGCAGGCCAATGCGCTGAAGCCGGACCTCTTCGCGATTACGGGTGACCTGGTGGACGGCGACGTGCCCACGCTCGGCGGGGCCGTCTCCGCGCTCTCGGGACTGAAGTCGCGCTACGGCAGCTTCTTCGTCACGGGCAACCACGACTACTACTCGGGCGACGAGGAGTGGTCGGAGTTCCTCCAGTCGCTCGGCATCCAGGTGCTGCGCAACCGTCACGTGAGCATCGGTGATGCGGGGGCCTCGCTGGACCTCGTCGGCGTGGATGACTGGAGCGGCGGCCGACGGCAGCGCAGGCCGGGCTATGACCTCGACCGGGCGCTGGCTGGGAGGGATTCCGAACGTGCCGCAGTGCTGCTCGCGCACCAGCCGGCGAACTTCACCGTCGCCGCCGAGCGCGGCGTGGACCTCCAGATTTCAGGCCACACGCACGGCGGACAGCTCCTGCCGATGACGCTCTTCATCGGCCTCGCGTGGGAGCATGCGGCGGGGCTGTACCAGCACGGCGACTCGCACATCTACGTCAGCCGGGGCTGCGGCTTCTGGGGACCGCCGATGCGCGTCGGCAGTCCGCCCGAAATCGTCAAGCTCGTGCTGACGGCGTGA
- a CDS encoding SDR family oxidoreductase gives MDKVIVITGASAGIGAELARQLGAKGAKLVLAARRKPELEAVAASAGSEALAVVTDATRKSDMVRLRDAALARFGRIDVWVNNAGRGITRSVVDLTDEDMDSMWRDNVKSALYGMQAVLPHFQSRNAGQIVNVSSGLARLPFATFRSAYTAAKHALNGLSACLRLELMQTHPGIAVTVVMPGIVATEFGTNAVGGGPDSRVLPGAQSVEDATKVIVEVIEKPRPEAYTQPTMQADVERYYHDVGAFEQQVVARFRR, from the coding sequence ATGGACAAGGTCATCGTCATCACCGGAGCAAGCGCGGGAATCGGCGCGGAGCTGGCGCGGCAGCTGGGCGCGAAGGGCGCGAAGCTGGTGCTGGCCGCGCGCAGGAAGCCGGAGTTGGAGGCCGTCGCGGCGAGCGCGGGCAGCGAGGCCCTCGCTGTCGTCACCGACGCCACGCGGAAGTCGGACATGGTGCGGCTGCGGGACGCGGCGCTGGCGCGCTTCGGCCGCATCGACGTCTGGGTGAACAACGCGGGGCGCGGCATCACCCGCTCGGTGGTGGACCTGACCGACGAGGACATGGACTCCATGTGGCGCGACAACGTGAAGAGCGCGCTCTACGGAATGCAGGCGGTGCTGCCGCACTTCCAGTCGCGCAACGCCGGGCAGATCGTGAATGTCTCCAGCGGCCTCGCGCGCCTGCCGTTCGCCACGTTCCGCTCGGCGTACACCGCGGCGAAGCACGCTCTCAACGGGCTCAGCGCGTGTCTGCGATTGGAGTTGATGCAGACGCACCCGGGCATCGCCGTGACGGTGGTGATGCCGGGCATCGTCGCCACGGAGTTCGGCACCAACGCCGTGGGCGGCGGCCCGGACTCGCGGGTGCTGCCCGGAGCGCAAAGCGTGGAGGACGCCACGAAGGTCATCGTCGAGGTCATCGAGAAGCCGCGCCCCGAGGCCTACACCCAGCCCACGATGCAGGCGGACGTCGAGCGCTACTACCACGACGTCGGCGCCTTCGAGCAGCAGGTCGTCGCACGCTTCCGTCGTTGA
- a CDS encoding energy transducer TonB has translation MRLPLLLSALAVSMLACSQEARPAAPTTPVAAPTTPAAIATPTIPDAGVTEALEHFLAQPPSPEDVLPFGRDMTRPVRIRGRLPTHTPEDLAARGKSKGILSCIILASGEVAGCRVIQPFPPHMDILDATKTWRFKPATLRGHPVTVSYTFTFDMLLPTKEQ, from the coding sequence ATGCGCCTGCCCCTCCTTCTCTCTGCTCTCGCGGTCTCGATGCTCGCCTGCAGCCAGGAGGCGCGTCCCGCCGCTCCCACCACTCCCGTCGCCGCGCCCACCACTCCCGCCGCTATCGCCACTCCCACGATTCCCGACGCGGGGGTGACAGAGGCCCTCGAGCACTTCCTCGCGCAGCCGCCGAGCCCCGAGGACGTGCTGCCCTTCGGCAGGGACATGACGCGTCCGGTGCGGATCCGCGGGAGGCTGCCCACGCACACGCCCGAGGACCTCGCCGCGCGTGGCAAGAGCAAGGGTATCCTCTCGTGCATCATCCTGGCCTCCGGAGAGGTGGCCGGCTGCCGGGTCATCCAGCCATTCCCTCCTCACATGGACATCCTGGACGCGACGAAGACCTGGCGCTTCAAGCCCGCCACCCTGCGGGGTCACCCCGTTACGGTGAGCTACACCTTCACCTTCGACATGTTGCTGCCCACGAAGGAGCAGTGA
- a CDS encoding Ig-like domain-containing protein: MTSALRPSLLLALGAVLFIACGGEEAPPDDIIETPTKLMIAPAIQTLEPGATVQFTARRGGQSAEVLWSASVGTIDSTGLFTAPGHGVSSTITAVLKTDAEVTASLTVLAKDTRPPTVVLTSPRSASSGVGVMSAILVEFDEELDVTAASSMTASLTPLEQAEMVSSPVQVRVMERSVTVSSPRPLRRDAEISMQLSGVRDVAGNTAPPVTLTFHTRAGTVVSQDVTGSVSFTEAGSPYVLDPNKVIHLTASSTLELEAGAVVIGNLVDDGQATLRALGTSSAPVTFWNGWLRGSASSTHEFRNTRFHVFNPGYFLSAPTSATATYENCVIDWMGSPLAIYGDVAFGAGSMTGCHLKSARIALYGKGGTFRRNYLEGMQVILGPNHFNPSVFENNYLKGGSFSVGPQGTNSAVHGNSFIGLTGQVYQGSTGGGNDGRSGGTFDFTGNYWGTNVERDIDALILDSADDSAANYTITWKPFLTTHAAETPMVPLAL; this comes from the coding sequence ATGACTTCAGCCCTTCGTCCCTCCCTGCTTCTTGCGCTTGGCGCGGTCCTCTTCATCGCCTGTGGTGGAGAGGAAGCGCCGCCGGACGACATCATCGAGACGCCCACGAAGCTCATGATTGCTCCGGCCATTCAAACCCTGGAGCCCGGAGCCACCGTCCAATTCACCGCACGGCGTGGGGGGCAGAGCGCGGAGGTTCTCTGGAGCGCCTCAGTGGGCACCATTGACTCGACAGGCCTGTTCACCGCGCCCGGGCACGGCGTGTCGTCCACCATCACCGCCGTCTTGAAGACAGACGCCGAGGTCACCGCGTCGCTCACCGTCCTCGCCAAGGACACCCGGCCGCCCACGGTGGTCCTCACCTCCCCTCGCTCGGCAAGCTCCGGGGTCGGCGTCATGTCCGCCATCCTGGTGGAGTTCGATGAGGAATTGGATGTCACGGCCGCGTCTTCCATGACGGCATCCCTGACTCCGCTGGAGCAGGCGGAGATGGTCAGCAGCCCGGTCCAGGTGCGCGTCATGGAGCGCTCGGTGACGGTGTCGTCCCCCCGTCCCCTGCGGCGCGATGCGGAAATCTCGATGCAGCTCTCCGGTGTCCGGGACGTCGCTGGCAATACCGCGCCGCCGGTGACGCTCACGTTCCACACCCGGGCGGGGACCGTGGTTTCCCAGGACGTGACCGGGTCCGTGAGCTTCACGGAGGCCGGCAGCCCCTACGTCCTCGACCCGAACAAGGTCATCCACCTGACCGCCTCGTCGACGCTCGAGCTCGAGGCAGGCGCCGTAGTCATTGGCAACCTGGTGGACGACGGGCAGGCGACGCTTCGCGCCCTGGGAACGTCCTCGGCGCCGGTGACGTTCTGGAATGGGTGGCTGCGCGGCAGTGCATCCAGCACCCACGAGTTCCGGAACACCCGCTTCCACGTCTTCAACCCGGGCTATTTCCTCTCGGCGCCGACCTCCGCCACCGCGACGTATGAGAACTGTGTCATCGATTGGATGGGGTCCCCGCTGGCCATCTACGGAGATGTCGCGTTCGGCGCGGGCTCGATGACCGGCTGCCATCTGAAGTCGGCACGGATTGCCCTGTATGGGAAGGGCGGCACGTTCAGGCGCAACTACCTGGAAGGAATGCAGGTCATCCTCGGCCCGAACCACTTCAATCCGTCTGTGTTCGAGAACAACTACCTGAAGGGAGGCTCATTCTCCGTCGGCCCGCAGGGAACGAATTCCGCGGTCCACGGCAACTCGTTCATCGGGCTCACGGGTCAGGTCTACCAGGGGTCTACCGGTGGCGGTAACGACGGGCGCTCGGGCGGCACGTTCGACTTCACCGGCAACTACTGGGGAACCAACGTGGAGAGGGACATCGACGCGTTGATTCTCGACAGCGCTGATGACAGTGCCGCGAACTACACCATCACCTGGAAGCCTTTCCTGACGACGCACGCGGCAGAGACTCCCATGGTGCCGCTCGCCCTGTAG
- a CDS encoding sensor histidine kinase, producing MSPTAPSPSELARRNFDARALVGAALLCALQVITSYGHGYEIAGVACLLVVKILFNVWVDHWLIVRFGGTAGERVRIVVNTGVLLLLGHLQAWSLAVWLWLPFNAMITDEHRGRRAVLNLVFLVLCVDLVALVDGASVALPLGFSALTGICYLLAQGRQGFIESMLKERDQQNARLQQAHQKMEALHQHAVMQEKLSSLGLLAAGIAHEINNPMSYVTSNLKDLMADLPRLATAPELLEEYRRDILPATLDGLRRVNSIVADLRRFARGDPESLVEYDLNEEVRAAARIVQSRFTHDRELRLQFGELPHLLGRPRQIAQVLVNLMINAAEALGEQGNVTVRTALVGERIQITVRDTGVGMDEQTLKNLFQPFFTTKPVGEGMGLGLAVAHGIIRSHGGTISVESRPGVGTCFTLSLAQYPPPGLALGLPLPDEHPAHAASP from the coding sequence ATGAGCCCCACGGCTCCGTCGCCGTCGGAGCTGGCTCGCCGGAACTTCGATGCCCGGGCCCTCGTCGGCGCCGCCCTGCTCTGCGCGCTCCAGGTCATCACCAGCTACGGCCACGGCTACGAAATCGCGGGCGTAGCCTGTCTCCTGGTCGTGAAGATTCTCTTCAACGTCTGGGTGGACCACTGGCTCATCGTCCGCTTCGGAGGCACGGCGGGAGAGCGCGTGCGCATCGTGGTGAACACGGGCGTGCTGCTCCTGCTGGGCCACCTCCAGGCCTGGTCGCTCGCCGTGTGGCTGTGGCTTCCCTTCAACGCGATGATTACCGACGAGCACCGCGGCCGGCGGGCCGTGCTCAACCTCGTGTTCCTGGTGCTGTGCGTGGACCTGGTGGCGCTCGTGGACGGAGCCTCCGTGGCGCTGCCGCTGGGCTTCAGCGCGCTCACCGGCATCTGCTACCTGCTCGCCCAGGGCCGGCAGGGCTTCATCGAGAGCATGCTCAAAGAGCGAGATCAGCAGAACGCCAGGCTTCAACAGGCGCACCAGAAGATGGAGGCGCTGCACCAGCACGCGGTGATGCAGGAGAAGCTGTCCAGCCTGGGCCTGCTCGCAGCGGGCATCGCCCACGAAATCAACAACCCGATGAGCTACGTCACCAGCAACCTCAAGGACCTGATGGCGGACCTGCCGCGCCTCGCCACCGCGCCCGAGTTGCTGGAGGAGTACCGGAGGGACATCCTGCCCGCGACGCTCGACGGGCTCCGCCGCGTCAACTCCATCGTCGCGGACCTGCGCCGCTTCGCCCGGGGCGACCCGGAGAGCCTGGTGGAGTACGACCTCAACGAGGAGGTCCGCGCCGCGGCGCGCATCGTCCAGAGTCGCTTCACGCATGACCGCGAGCTGCGGCTGCAGTTCGGCGAATTGCCGCACCTGCTCGGCCGCCCCCGTCAGATTGCGCAGGTGCTGGTCAACCTGATGATCAACGCGGCGGAGGCGCTCGGCGAGCAGGGCAACGTCACCGTCCGCACGGCGCTCGTCGGCGAGCGCATTCAAATCACCGTTCGCGACACGGGCGTGGGCATGGATGAGCAGACGTTGAAGAACCTCTTCCAGCCCTTCTTCACCACCAAGCCGGTGGGCGAAGGCATGGGGCTGGGACTGGCCGTCGCCCACGGCATCATCCGCTCGCACGGAGGCACCATCTCCGTGGAGAGCAGGCCGGGCGTGGGCACGTGCTTCACGCTGAGCCTCGCCCAGTACCCTCCCCCGGGCCTGGCGCTCGGGCTCCCGCTGCCGGACGAGCACCCCGCTCATGCCGCGAGCCCCTGA